A stretch of Caenibius tardaugens NBRC 16725 DNA encodes these proteins:
- the ppsA gene encoding phosphoenolpyruvate synthase, which yields MSKPMILWFEDIGIADVPAVGGKNASLGEMTAALAQKGVKVPSGFATTADAYRAFVHDNELAPRITEHLSAFHSGGCTLQEAGQAIRSLFLEAEMPSHIAEEIVSAYAELGRRTGTERPAVAVRSSATAEDLPDASFAGQQETFLNVRGRAALLAACRRCFASLFTDRAISYRDAKGFDHLEVALSIGIQQMVRSDLCGSGVMFSIDTETGFPNAIVISAAWGLGETVVQGSVNPDRYVVFKPLLAQPGTEPIIDKELGGKAFRMVYGEGGSHRTRIVETTEQERQSFVLDNSDIVQLARWAVAIEDHYQRPMDMEWAKDGETGELYIVQARPETVQAQASTSTFRHYRLKEKGDPLLTGAAVGTAIAAGKACVIRTAADIAQFRNGSILITETTDPDWVPVMKRAAGIVTNHGGTTSHAAIVSRELGVPAIVGTGNATEIIAENSEITISCANGDVGTIYASILDFSVTDVDIGSLPATRTDIMVNIANPAAAFQWWRLPARGVGLARMEFIINAHIKVHPMALVHPDRVSAEAQRQIRDLTKGYSDPSEFFVDVLARGIAKLASPYYPHPAIVRLSDFKTNEYAHLVGGDAFEPDEENPMLGFRGASRYYDERYREGFALECRALKRVREELGFSNVIVMVPFCRTPAEADRVLEAMAENGLRRGENGLQIYMMCEIPSNVILAEQFATRFDGFSIGSNDLTQLVLGVDRDSGILANLFDERDEAVTRMISEAIRNAHAAGIKIGICGQGPSNHPDFAAFLVSEGIDSMSLNPDSFVRTIKAVAEAEGQSG from the coding sequence ATGTCCAAGCCGATGATTTTGTGGTTCGAAGACATCGGTATCGCTGATGTGCCGGCCGTAGGCGGCAAGAACGCGTCTTTAGGCGAGATGACCGCGGCCCTCGCTCAGAAGGGCGTGAAGGTGCCCTCTGGCTTTGCCACCACTGCGGACGCTTACAGGGCGTTCGTTCACGACAATGAGCTTGCACCCCGCATTACGGAACATCTCTCCGCCTTCCACTCCGGCGGATGCACCCTTCAGGAAGCGGGGCAGGCTATAAGGAGTCTGTTTCTGGAAGCGGAAATGCCCTCCCATATCGCCGAGGAGATTGTGTCCGCTTATGCGGAACTTGGCCGGCGTACCGGCACAGAGCGTCCCGCCGTTGCCGTGCGCAGCAGCGCGACCGCCGAAGATCTGCCGGATGCGAGCTTCGCGGGCCAGCAGGAAACCTTCCTCAATGTCCGGGGCCGGGCCGCACTTCTGGCGGCCTGTCGTCGATGCTTCGCCTCGCTGTTCACCGATCGCGCGATCAGTTACCGCGATGCGAAAGGCTTCGATCATCTCGAGGTTGCGCTGTCGATCGGCATTCAGCAGATGGTCCGTTCGGACCTGTGCGGATCGGGCGTCATGTTCTCGATCGATACCGAAACCGGCTTTCCAAATGCTATCGTCATCAGCGCCGCCTGGGGGCTGGGTGAGACCGTCGTCCAGGGGAGCGTAAACCCGGACAGATATGTCGTATTCAAACCGCTTCTCGCGCAGCCGGGGACCGAACCGATCATCGACAAGGAGTTGGGCGGCAAGGCGTTCCGCATGGTCTATGGGGAAGGCGGAAGCCACCGTACGAGGATCGTCGAGACAACCGAGCAGGAGCGTCAGAGCTTCGTTCTCGATAACAGCGATATCGTCCAGCTCGCCCGGTGGGCCGTGGCGATCGAGGACCATTACCAGCGTCCCATGGACATGGAATGGGCGAAGGACGGCGAGACTGGTGAACTCTACATCGTCCAGGCACGCCCCGAAACGGTTCAGGCCCAGGCCAGCACCTCGACATTCCGGCATTACCGCCTCAAGGAGAAAGGCGACCCGCTATTGACGGGCGCGGCGGTGGGAACAGCCATCGCTGCTGGCAAGGCTTGTGTCATCCGGACCGCCGCCGACATCGCCCAGTTCCGGAACGGGTCTATTCTCATCACTGAGACGACCGACCCCGATTGGGTTCCGGTCATGAAACGCGCGGCGGGGATCGTGACCAATCATGGCGGCACCACCAGCCACGCCGCCATCGTCAGCCGCGAACTCGGTGTTCCCGCAATCGTCGGCACCGGAAACGCGACCGAGATCATTGCCGAGAACAGCGAGATCACGATCAGCTGCGCTAACGGTGACGTCGGAACAATCTACGCCAGCATACTCGATTTTTCCGTGACGGACGTGGATATCGGCTCCCTGCCGGCCACCCGGACGGACATCATGGTCAATATCGCGAACCCGGCGGCGGCATTCCAGTGGTGGCGGCTTCCTGCCCGAGGGGTCGGCCTTGCGCGCATGGAGTTCATCATCAACGCGCATATCAAGGTGCATCCGATGGCACTGGTTCACCCGGATCGCGTGAGCGCTGAAGCTCAGCGGCAAATACGCGATCTGACCAAGGGGTATTCCGACCCATCGGAGTTTTTTGTCGATGTCCTCGCGCGCGGCATCGCGAAGCTTGCAAGTCCCTATTACCCGCACCCCGCCATCGTGCGCCTGAGCGATTTCAAAACGAACGAATATGCGCACCTTGTGGGCGGCGACGCCTTCGAGCCGGATGAGGAGAATCCGATGCTCGGCTTCCGCGGCGCCTCGCGCTATTACGATGAACGGTATCGCGAAGGCTTCGCTCTCGAATGCCGCGCGCTCAAGCGGGTCCGGGAGGAACTGGGCTTCTCGAACGTCATCGTCATGGTCCCCTTCTGCCGCACGCCGGCCGAGGCGGATCGCGTGCTCGAAGCGATGGCCGAGAACGGTTTGCGCCGCGGGGAGAATGGGCTGCAAATCTACATGATGTGCGAGATACCCTCGAACGTCATTCTCGCCGAGCAGTTCGCTACGCGCTTCGACGGATTTTCCATCGGCTCCAACGACCTCACCCAGCTTGTGTTGGGTGTCGACCGCGATTCCGGGATTCTGGCCAATCTCTTCGATGAAAGAGACGAAGCCGTCACCCGCATGATCTCGGAAGCCATTCGCAACGCGCACGCGGCGGGCATCAAGATCGGCATATGCGGCCAGGGGCCGAGCAACCATCCGGACTTTGCGGCGTTCCTGGTTTCGGAGGGTATCGATTCCATGTCGCTCAATCCCGACAGCTTCGTGCGAACGATCAAGGCCGTCGCGGAGGCGGAGGGACAGTCGGGCTGA
- a CDS encoding IS701 family transposase, which yields MEEDWRRDLEQWLEPYLQALANKTRRRMCPAYIAGLIGPGDRKSIQPMAARIDALSYDRLHHFVGAGIWDSAPLEATLWRQADELVGGDKAWLIIDDTALPKKGKASVGVAPQYATVLGKNANCQTLVSVTLASGEVPVMLGLRLFLPESWTSDTARMAKAAVPEAFRAYRTKPDIAIEEIDRIIAAGVRFGCVLADAGYGLSAPFRQALSARGLCWAVGIPRHQKVYPSDVQLIFPVAGRGRPRVRHVPDVKSLAAHTMLEEAKWRKISWRRGTKGRLSARFAVMRVRIADGAPQRIGAAGAQHMPGEEAWLVGEHRSSGERKYYLSNLPADTPAKDVAGAIKARWVCEQAHQQLKEELGLDHFEGRSWTGLHRHALMTMIAYAFLQTRRLAQTGRKKKSLRSAPSAEPTGCTPSYP from the coding sequence ATGGAAGAGGATTGGCGGCGGGACCTCGAACAGTGGCTTGAGCCGTATTTGCAGGCTCTGGCCAACAAGACGCGGCGGCGGATGTGTCCGGCTTATATCGCCGGATTGATAGGCCCGGGCGATCGCAAGAGTATCCAGCCGATGGCAGCACGCATCGACGCGCTCAGCTATGACCGGCTACACCATTTCGTCGGAGCAGGGATCTGGGACAGCGCGCCGCTGGAGGCGACGTTGTGGCGACAGGCTGATGAGCTGGTCGGCGGCGACAAGGCCTGGCTTATCATCGACGACACAGCGCTACCCAAGAAGGGCAAGGCCTCGGTCGGTGTCGCGCCGCAATACGCCACGGTGTTGGGCAAGAACGCCAACTGCCAGACCTTGGTATCGGTGACGTTGGCCTCGGGAGAAGTTCCGGTCATGCTGGGTTTGCGGCTGTTCCTGCCGGAAAGCTGGACCAGCGACACTGCACGGATGGCCAAGGCGGCTGTGCCCGAAGCATTTCGGGCCTATCGCACAAAGCCTGACATCGCGATTGAGGAGATCGACCGCATCATCGCTGCCGGCGTGCGCTTTGGCTGCGTCCTGGCCGATGCCGGTTATGGCCTGTCCGCACCGTTCCGGCAGGCGCTCAGCGCACGGGGCCTCTGCTGGGCGGTCGGCATCCCCCGCCACCAGAAGGTCTATCCCTCAGACGTGCAGTTGATCTTCCCGGTGGCGGGACGTGGACGACCGCGTGTCCGGCACGTACCCGACGTCAAATCCCTGGCCGCCCATACCATGCTGGAGGAGGCGAAGTGGCGGAAGATCAGTTGGCGCCGCGGAACCAAAGGCCGTCTGAGCGCCCGCTTCGCTGTCATGCGCGTGCGGATCGCTGATGGCGCGCCACAGCGGATCGGTGCTGCTGGCGCACAGCACATGCCAGGCGAAGAGGCTTGGCTGGTGGGCGAGCATCGCTCCAGCGGCGAGCGAAAATACTATCTTTCCAACCTTCCCGCCGACACGCCAGCCAAAGATGTCGCCGGCGCCATCAAGGCGCGCTGGGTCTGCGAACAGGCGCATCAGCAACTCAAGGAAGAACTTGGTCTCGACCATTTCGAGGGCCGCTCGTGGACCGGGCTGCATCGCCATGCGCTCATGACAATGATCGCCTATGCCTTCCTGCAAACACGAAGGCTCGCTCAGACGGGGCGGAAAAAAAAGAGTCTCCGGTCCGCCCCCTCAGCCGAGCCTACCGGCTGTACGCCAAGCTATCCTTGA
- a CDS encoding universal stress protein, with translation MSAVSAFPSFSQPRMSAKTSGVVACIDCTDRNAWIYPHALALASTLDVPVTLLQVLDRDASPDARPDPIECNLRRREAMRVLDRCAATIEPSSSQTTIELAEGPAAEEICRYVRECDEGMVVLGRRGRKEAGRDGVGGTVHKVLSQAPGPVLLVPVEAPVPGSAYRRIVVPLDGSRWAESVLPLAVRLAKAADAELLLVHVVPTPEMIQARPLETEDETLRENLIERNEQAARSYLDRTRSNLSAMGLRARAIVIRGGDVRDTLCALVDREAADLAVMSARGHGHQHVRDVPYGTVASYLMAHCSVPMLVLPSASRKAQMTSPAASQSVRLPTAIQV, from the coding sequence ATGTCTGCCGTATCTGCCTTTCCATCCTTCTCCCAGCCCCGAATGTCCGCGAAGACATCCGGCGTCGTCGCGTGCATCGATTGCACCGATCGCAACGCGTGGATCTATCCACACGCTCTTGCTCTGGCTTCAACGCTCGACGTTCCGGTAACGCTGCTTCAGGTCTTGGACAGAGACGCGTCGCCCGACGCACGGCCTGACCCCATCGAGTGCAATCTTCGTCGCCGCGAGGCCATGCGGGTGCTCGATCGTTGTGCTGCGACGATCGAACCGTCCTCATCTCAAACGACCATTGAGCTCGCAGAAGGACCGGCGGCGGAGGAAATCTGCCGGTACGTGCGGGAGTGTGACGAAGGGATGGTCGTGCTGGGCAGGCGCGGACGAAAGGAAGCCGGCCGCGACGGCGTGGGGGGCACGGTCCACAAGGTGCTGTCCCAGGCACCAGGCCCTGTCCTGCTTGTTCCGGTGGAAGCGCCCGTCCCGGGTTCGGCCTATCGACGGATCGTGGTGCCGCTCGATGGCTCGCGCTGGGCCGAAAGCGTGCTGCCCCTTGCGGTGCGCCTCGCGAAGGCAGCCGACGCCGAGCTGCTGCTCGTTCATGTCGTCCCCACGCCCGAAATGATCCAGGCGCGACCCCTGGAAACCGAAGACGAGACGCTGCGCGAAAACCTGATCGAACGCAACGAGCAGGCCGCGCGCAGCTATCTGGATCGGACCAGGTCCAATCTTTCGGCGATGGGCCTTCGCGCTCGCGCGATTGTCATCCGTGGCGGCGACGTTCGCGACACGCTTTGCGCGTTGGTCGATCGCGAAGCGGCTGATCTCGCGGTGATGTCCGCACGCGGGCACGGGCATCAGCATGTCAGGGACGTCCCGTACGGAACGGTTGCCTCCTATCTGATGGCCCATTGCAGTGTCCCGATGCTCGTCCTGCCTTCGGCGAGCCGCAAGGCGCAAATGACTTCGCCTGCCGCCAGCCAGAGCGTGAGATTGCCAACGGCCATTCAGGTCTGA